The Streptomyces sp. A2-16 sequence GCCGAACAGCAGGGAGACGAGACAGCCGAGCACGAACATCAGCGCGGTGCAGAACAGACCGCCGCCGAGCCCGGTGAGCCGGGGGTTGGGCAGCCGTCGCAGCGTCCGGACCACGGGCGGTGGCGGACGGCGGGCCACCGGCGGTCGGCGCTCGCCGCGGGCCTGCGCGGGCAGTGGCGCTGCCGGTGCCGGTCGTCGCGTTCCGTTGTGCGGGGGGCGGGTCCTGTGTTGCTCCACTGGACCAACTTAGGTCTGTTTATGTGCGGAATCGGCTCTCGGACACGCCGTGGGAAAGACCTTGGCCATGCGTTCGAGAGGGCCGCCGAAGCGGGGTACGGCACGCCGTAGACTGGTGGATCGGCCCCCTGGCCGCCAGTCTCCTCACGTCTCCTCTCACGTACGGGAAGTCGCAACGTGTCGCTCACGATCGGAATCGTCGGTCTGCCGAATGTCGGCAAGTCGACCCTGTTCAACGCCCTGACCAAGAACGACGTGCTGGCGGCCAACTACCCGTTCGCCACGATCGAGCCGAACGTCGGCGTGGTCGGTGTCCCGGACCCGAGGCTGGCGAAACTGGCCGAGATCTTCTCCTCCCAGAAGATCCTCCCGGCGACCGTCGACTTCGTGGACATCGCGGGCATCGTGAAGGGTGCCTCGGAGGGTGAGGGCCTGGGCAACAAGTTCCTCGCGAACATCCGTGAGTCGGACGCGATCTGCCAGGTCATCCGTGCCTTCAAGGACGAGAACGTCGTACACGTCGACGGCAAGGTCTCGCCCAAGGACGACATCGAGACGATCAACACCGAGCTGATCCTCGCCGACCTGCAGACCATCGAGAAGGTCCTGCCGCGCCTCCAGAAGGAGTCGCGGATCAAGAAGGACGTCGCGCCGAAGGTCGCGGCCGTGGAGGCGGCGAAGGAGATCCTGGAGAAGGGCGACACGCTGTTCTCGGCGGGCATCGTCCAGGGCTCCGGCAACGAGGAGCTCCTCCACGACCTGCACCTCCTGACGACCAAGCCGTTCCTCTACGTCTTCAACGTCGACGAGGACGAACTGGTCGACGACGGCTTCAAGGACGAGCAGCGCGCCCTGGTCGCCCCGGCCGAGGCGATCTTCCTGAACGCGAAGCTGGAGGCGGACCTCGCCGAGCTGGACGAGGAGGACGCCCTGGAGCTCCTGGAGTCGGTCGGCGCCGAGGAGCCCGGCCTCACCACCCTCGCCCGCGTCGGCTTCAACACGCTCGGCCTCCAGACCTACCTCACGGCAGGCCCCAAGGAATCCCGCGCCTGGACCATCAAGAAGGGCGCGACGGCCCCCGAAGCGGCCGGCGTCATCCACACGGACTTCCAGAAGGGCTTCATCAAGGCGGAGGTCATCTCCTTCGAGGACCTGGTGGAGACGGGCTCGGTGGCCGAGGCCCGCGCGAAGGGCAAGGCGCGGATGGAGGGCAAGGACTACGTCATGCAGGACGGGGACGTGGTGGAGTTCCGCTTCAACGTGTGAGCCGCACGGATGCAGCCCCTCAGCCCCCCACCGCCCGACACGCCCGCGCGTAGCCCCGCACCAGCGGCCGCCCCGCGTCCTCCTTGCGCCAGGCCAGCACGTATCTGCTCGGGCCTATTCCGCGCACCGGGCGGGTGACCACGCCGCCCAGGGTGATCAGCGGGGCGTTGCCGGCGGCCACGAGGCAGATGCCCAGGCCGGCGACGAGGGCTTCGTAGGTCTCCTCCGTGCCGGCGATCTCCGCGCCGATGCGGGGCGGGCGGCCGGACCGTTCGTCGAGGGCGAGCCAGAAGTCGCGCAGGGGGCCCGCGCTCGGTGGCAGGGCGAGGAACGGCTCGTCCTCCAGGTCGGCGAAGTCCACCTCCTCACGGGTGGCGAGGGGGTGGCTGTCGGGGAGGGCGACCAGGCGGGGTTCCTCGGCGACCGGGGTCCACCCGTAGCGCTCCTCGTCGGGCAGCGGCAGCCACACGAACGCGACCTCCGTCTCCCCGTCCGCCAGGCCCGCGGTGGGGTCCTGCCAGCCCACCTGCCGCAGTCGTACGACCGCCTCCGGATGTGCGGCCGTGAAGCGGGACCGGATCGCCGGCAGCAGGCCGCCGCGGCCGGGGCTGGTGCTCATGCCCACCACCAGCGTGCCGCGCCCCGCCGCCCTGGCCGTCGCCATCGCGGTGTCCGCCGCGGACCAGGCAGCCAGCACCTGCCGGGCGTGCGGCAGCAGGGCCTCACCCGCCTCCGTGAGCAGCACGCCCCGCCGGTCCCGCCGGAACAGCTCCACGCCCAACTGCCGTTCCAGCGCCCGGATCTGCTTGCTCAGCGCGGGCTGCGACACGTACAGCCGCTCGGCCGCGCGCGTGAAGTGCAGTTCCTCGGCCACCGCCAGGAAATAGCGCAGGTCCCGTACATGCACATCCGTCGTCATAGCCATCGGTTATCACTGTGGGTCTTGGACCGGCAACCGACTTCCGCAGCAGGCTGATG is a genomic window containing:
- the ychF gene encoding redox-regulated ATPase YchF, whose product is MSLTIGIVGLPNVGKSTLFNALTKNDVLAANYPFATIEPNVGVVGVPDPRLAKLAEIFSSQKILPATVDFVDIAGIVKGASEGEGLGNKFLANIRESDAICQVIRAFKDENVVHVDGKVSPKDDIETINTELILADLQTIEKVLPRLQKESRIKKDVAPKVAAVEAAKEILEKGDTLFSAGIVQGSGNEELLHDLHLLTTKPFLYVFNVDEDELVDDGFKDEQRALVAPAEAIFLNAKLEADLAELDEEDALELLESVGAEEPGLTTLARVGFNTLGLQTYLTAGPKESRAWTIKKGATAPEAAGVIHTDFQKGFIKAEVISFEDLVETGSVAEARAKGKARMEGKDYVMQDGDVVEFRFNV
- a CDS encoding LysR substrate-binding domain-containing protein, with the translated sequence MAMTTDVHVRDLRYFLAVAEELHFTRAAERLYVSQPALSKQIRALERQLGVELFRRDRRGVLLTEAGEALLPHARQVLAAWSAADTAMATARAAGRGTLVVGMSTSPGRGGLLPAIRSRFTAAHPEAVVRLRQVGWQDPTAGLADGETEVAFVWLPLPDEERYGWTPVAEEPRLVALPDSHPLATREEVDFADLEDEPFLALPPSAGPLRDFWLALDERSGRPPRIGAEIAGTEETYEALVAGLGICLVAAGNAPLITLGGVVTRPVRGIGPSRYVLAWRKEDAGRPLVRGYARACRAVGG